A section of the bacterium genome encodes:
- a CDS encoding PAS domain S-box protein: MNGVILQRQNFIKHNMHFLLAGLGFGLFYWIMESVRDVIIFGNENIFHRIFMPDPIGFWTRALVVFIIILFGARLYKVKEKQTMINAVAGLKNMPRKVIGAGVGSIIIYWVIESFRDAFVFHKATFIHALIFPSPMDFWMRSLVILILILFAVYAHLLLKSEAESSNGIKAENDEMAQLIEKKTAHLIIANKKLSYEIKEREEAEKEVRTINRFLRMLSKGNKSLVQAEDEFNLVNAVCNIIIDIGGYQAVWAGYVNDGSIRVISQAGRINMGNANENRILEEFVYNPAREAIQRQKPVFLYGRDIEFQEFCEYCGVEMSVQSLISIPLSCGGMNIGVLTIFTNRKDAFSGHELSIIQEMSDDLAFGISILRKKEEHALVERNLHENEKKYRTLTENIHAGIFRTSGDLEERFIEINNSYVKIFGYSGKEELFALSASKLYINEAEHSRLRSKLSQYGEVTNEEVQLRRKDGAVIWASVTATAVMDNQGNITYIDGVLEDITEKKLAASQLQRSEEKYRLIVENTGEGIVHVDLNENFTYANAACEKIFGVPPHSLIGMNMSDFVDEDTFRVIRSQTMSRREGKIGDYEIEIIRPSGEIRNVLITATPQHGEDGRIVAGFGIIRDITDRKRVEVELVRVNRALKTLSAGNMALVRASGEKDLLNNVSNILVEVGGYQQTWTGFLSVKDGEECFDNFVVTGKTKDFISSDCLSLKDLQKDRNPVTRAYNDKKAVVVKYDNIEMPERDYYRQALKLGFKVSIHLPLFDKDKVIGILNIYSDELNAFDNEEVKLLEEMASDLAFGITVQRNKIKHEKMTEEKDKIHAQLIQAQKMEAIGILAGGIAHDFNNMLTAIQVSTEVTLMEIDENSTLYEDLSEIHKLTDKAADFIRQLMLFSRKHPMEMKTIDINNSITNLNKMLHRIIGEDIDVRTNLQDDLWAVKADLGTMEQVVMNLSVNARDAMPNGGVLDIKTENVTLEESDIKDIPEARAGSFVCLSVSDTGMGMDKETMQHIFEPFFSTKGVGKGTGLGLSVVYGIMKQHNGWINVDSVPGEGTCFKVYLPSTEQAAEADVKKKISINEFNGRGKKILLVEDEEKVRESTCYGLNRSGYRVFSAGSAQEAKEVFIKEQGDFNLILSDVVLPDKSGLELVSEFLSLNPDLKILISSGYTDQKVRWPEISEKGYRFLEKPYALRELLRVVEEIAA; encoded by the coding sequence ATGAACGGAGTAATTTTGCAGCGCCAGAATTTTATTAAACACAACATGCATTTTTTGTTAGCAGGGCTTGGATTCGGACTATTCTACTGGATTATGGAGTCAGTCAGGGATGTTATAATATTTGGGAATGAAAACATTTTTCATCGTATTTTTATGCCGGACCCAATTGGATTTTGGACAAGAGCGCTTGTAGTATTTATAATTATATTGTTTGGTGCAAGGCTTTACAAGGTTAAAGAAAAACAAACAATGATTAATGCAGTCGCAGGGCTTAAAAATATGCCGCGTAAAGTTATAGGCGCAGGAGTCGGCAGTATAATTATTTACTGGGTAATTGAGTCTTTCCGTGATGCTTTTGTATTTCACAAAGCAACATTTATCCATGCTCTTATTTTCCCGTCACCAATGGATTTCTGGATGAGAAGCCTTGTAATTCTGATTCTTATTTTGTTTGCTGTGTATGCACATCTGCTTTTAAAAAGTGAAGCGGAGTCATCAAATGGCATAAAAGCTGAGAATGATGAGATGGCGCAGCTTATTGAGAAAAAAACGGCTCATCTTATAATAGCTAATAAAAAACTATCCTACGAGATAAAAGAGCGGGAAGAAGCAGAAAAAGAAGTACGAACCATAAACAGATTTTTAAGAATGCTGAGCAAGGGTAATAAATCCCTTGTTCAGGCAGAAGATGAGTTCAATCTTGTAAATGCTGTTTGCAATATTATTATTGATATTGGCGGTTATCAAGCAGTATGGGCGGGATATGTAAATGATGGATCCATAAGAGTGATTTCTCAGGCCGGCAGAATTAATATGGGAAATGCAAATGAGAATAGAATACTTGAGGAGTTTGTCTACAATCCTGCACGTGAGGCTATCCAGCGCCAAAAACCGGTCTTTTTGTATGGCAGGGATATTGAATTCCAAGAGTTTTGCGAATATTGCGGTGTAGAGATGTCAGTGCAGTCTCTGATTTCAATCCCTCTTTCATGCGGTGGTATGAACATCGGAGTTCTTACGATTTTTACAAACAGAAAAGATGCCTTTTCCGGCCATGAGTTAAGTATAATTCAAGAGATGTCAGATGATCTCGCTTTTGGAATATCAATACTTCGGAAAAAGGAAGAACACGCACTTGTTGAACGAAACCTGCATGAAAATGAGAAAAAGTACAGAACACTTACAGAAAATATCCACGCAGGAATTTTTCGTACTTCCGGAGATTTGGAAGAAAGGTTCATAGAAATTAATAACTCTTATGTTAAAATTTTTGGGTATTCAGGAAAAGAAGAGCTTTTTGCTTTGTCTGCATCGAAGTTGTATATTAATGAAGCAGAACATAGCAGACTGCGCTCTAAATTGTCACAATACGGTGAAGTGACAAATGAGGAAGTTCAATTGCGCAGAAAAGACGGCGCTGTTATCTGGGCTTCTGTAACAGCAACAGCAGTTATGGATAATCAGGGAAATATTACCTACATAGATGGAGTTTTAGAGGATATTACAGAGAAAAAACTGGCAGCATCACAACTGCAGAGAAGTGAAGAAAAATACAGGCTGATAGTTGAAAATACAGGAGAAGGAATCGTTCATGTTGATCTTAATGAGAATTTCACTTACGCAAATGCAGCATGTGAGAAAATTTTTGGTGTTCCTCCTCATTCTCTTATCGGGATGAATATGAGCGACTTTGTTGATGAAGATACATTCAGAGTTATAAGAAGTCAGACAATGTCACGCAGGGAAGGTAAAATAGGTGATTATGAGATTGAAATTATCAGGCCATCCGGTGAAATAAGGAATGTTCTTATAACTGCAACTCCTCAACATGGAGAAGATGGCAGGATTGTTGCAGGTTTTGGTATTATAAGAGATATTACTGATAGAAAGCGTGTTGAGGTGGAACTTGTAAGAGTAAATCGTGCATTAAAAACCCTGAGTGCAGGAAATATGGCATTGGTAAGAGCATCCGGAGAAAAAGATCTATTGAATAATGTCAGTAATATTCTTGTTGAAGTCGGCGGGTATCAACAAACCTGGACAGGTTTTCTTTCTGTTAAAGACGGCGAAGAATGTTTTGACAATTTTGTCGTTACAGGCAAGACAAAAGATTTTATTAGCAGTGATTGCCTCTCGTTGAAGGATTTACAAAAAGATAGAAATCCTGTTACCAGAGCGTATAATGATAAAAAGGCCGTTGTCGTAAAGTATGATAATATAGAAATGCCGGAGAGGGATTACTACCGTCAGGCCTTAAAACTGGGCTTTAAAGTTTCTATTCACCTTCCATTATTTGATAAAGATAAGGTCATAGGCATATTAAATATATACTCTGACGAACTTAATGCTTTTGACAATGAAGAAGTGAAACTGCTGGAAGAGATGGCGAGTGACCTTGCATTCGGAATTACTGTTCAGAGAAACAAGATTAAGCATGAGAAAATGACAGAGGAAAAAGATAAAATTCATGCTCAGCTTATTCAAGCGCAGAAAATGGAAGCAATAGGTATTCTTGCCGGAGGGATTGCCCATGATTTCAATAATATGCTTACGGCAATTCAGGTTAGTACTGAAGTTACATTAATGGAGATAGATGAGAATAGTACATTGTATGAAGATTTAAGTGAAATACACAAGTTAACTGACAAAGCTGCTGATTTTATTAGACAGCTTATGCTGTTCAGCAGGAAGCATCCTATGGAGATGAAAACAATAGATATTAATAATTCTATTACGAATCTGAATAAAATGCTGCACAGAATTATAGGAGAAGATATTGATGTTAGAACTAATCTACAGGATGATTTGTGGGCAGTTAAAGCAGATTTAGGAACTATGGAGCAAGTTGTAATGAATCTTTCTGTTAATGCGAGAGATGCTATGCCTAATGGCGGAGTACTTGATATTAAGACAGAAAATGTTACATTGGAAGAGAGCGACATAAAAGATATTCCTGAAGCACGCGCCGGGTCCTTTGTATGCCTTAGTGTTTCCGATACAGGTATGGGTATGGATAAAGAGACAATGCAGCATATTTTTGAGCCCTTTTTCAGTACAAAGGGTGTCGGTAAAGGTACAGGGCTTGGGTTATCTGTTGTTTATGGGATTATGAAACAGCATAACGGGTGGATTAATGTAGACAGCGTACCTGGAGAAGGGACATGTTTTAAAGTGTATCTGCCTTCAACCGAGCAGGCAGCAGAAGCTGATGTTAAAAAGAAGATCTCAATTAATGAATTTAACGGCCGTGGAAAGAAAATTCTCCTTGTGGAGGATGAAGAGAAAGTTAGAGAATCCACTTGTTACGGTTTAAACAGGAGCGGATACAGAGTTTTCAGTGCCGGCTCAGCACAGGAAGCAAAGGAAGTATTTATAAAGGAACAGGGAGATTTTAATCTGATTCTGAGTGATGTTGTACTTCCTGATAAAAGCGGGCTTGAGCTTGTCAGTGAATTTTTATCACTTAATCCTGATCTGAAAATATTGATAAGCAGCGGATATACTGATCAAAAAGTAAGATGGCCGGAAATAAGTGAAAAAGGGTATCGTTTTCTTGAAAAGCCCTATGCTCTGAGAGAATTACTTCGGGTTGTTGAAGAAATTGCAGCCTGA